GACAGGCGGTGAAATGGTCAGGCTGTATCTCTTGCCAAACAGGTGGTTCAGTTTTGCAGATATCCTCGGCATATCTGCAGCGGGGATGGAACGGACAACCGTTGGGGATATCAGCCGGGTTTGCTGCTTCACCATCAAGAATAATCCGTCGATTTTTACTGTCTCCTTCGGGTGTTGGCACCGCTGAAAGCAGTGCTTCGGTGTAGGGGTGTTTGGGGCGAAAAAATAGATCTTCGGTCTTTGACATCTCGACCAATTTTCCGACATACATCACGCCAACCCGGTCGGAAATGTGCTCGACCACAGAAAGATCGTGCGAAATAAATAGATAGGTTAACTGTAAATCTTTTTGGAGGTCAAGGAGTAGATTGAGAATCTGGGCTTGAATTGAGACATCCAAGGCACTGACCGCTTCATCGCATACGACGAGCTTTGGATTTGTGGCTAATGCTCTTGCGATACCGATACGCTGCCGTTGACCACCGCTAAATGCGTGAGGGTAACGTTTCAGGTATTTGACCTCTAGACCAACGACTTCCATAAGTGCCTTGACACGTTCTTCCAGTTCGACCCCCTTGGCTATACCGTTTACCTCCAAAGGCTCGCCCACAATTTCTAGTACTGTCATACGGGGGTCAAGCGATGTGTAAGGGTCTTGGAAAATCATCTGCATGTGTTGACGAACTTCTCGAATCTCTTTTGGGTTCAGCGAAATCAAATCGACCATTTCTCCGTCGGCTCTGAACTTCACGATACCATCAGTCGGTTCAATCGCCCGTATAACACTACGCCCCAAGGTTGTCTTTCCGCAACCGCTTTCTCCTACTAGGCCAAGGGTTTCGCCTTGATCGATAGAGAAACTCACATCGTCGACCGCTTTGACCTGACCCACCTCGCGCCTTAAGAAACCTATCGTAATAGGGAAATATTTTTTGAGGTTTTGCACCTCCAAAAGCCGTTTTGCATTCCCTTTTTCTTGATTCATCCTTCAACGCCTTCGATTTCGTCACTGTGTAGAAAACAACAGACCGAATGTTTTTTATTTTTCTCTAGTAGAGCTGGAATATCTACATCACAAACCCCTGTTTTAGATTCAGGGCAGCGAGAAAAGAATCCACATCGCCGAGGCGGGTCAAGGGGAATTGGGACATTGCCTTCTATAGTTTCAAGCCTTGAACGAGCTTTGTGACCCAGTTTAGGCACACTTTTCAATAACCGTTGTGTATAAGGATGAAGTGGATTATCAAGGATTTCGCGGGTTGGTCCTTGTTCAACAATTCGCCCTAGATACATCACCGCAACTTCATCGGCAATCTCAGCAATGACACTGAGGTCGTGTGTAATATAGATCATGCTCATCCCTGATGGCCCCTGCAATTCTTGTAGCAGTTCAAGGATCTGCGCTTGTACCGTTACATCCAGAGCGGTTGTCGGTTCATCAGCGATTAGTAATTTCGGTTCACAACATAACGCCATAGCAATCATAACGCGCTGCCGCATTCCGCCAGAAAGCTGATGTGGTAGTTCTTCTATTCTTTGGGATGGGTTGTTGATACCTACACGATTGAGCATGTCCAGTGCGATGTCGCGTGCTTCTGTTCGGTTCTGGGTTTCGTGCAATAGAAGGGCTTCCATGATTTGGTCCCCAACGGTATGAATCGGACTGAGGCTTGTCATGGGTTCCTGAAAGATCATCGCAATTTGACGGCCTCTAATATCACGAATCGTTTTCCCAAATGGATCTAGCTGATTAATAAAAACCGGTTCCTCCCCGTCTGTATATAAGATAATTTCTCCATCAACAATCCTGCCGGGGTGCGGTACTATTTGTAGGATTGATTGGGCAGTAATGCTCTTGCCGCAGCCGCTTTCGCCTATAATTCCAAGCGTCTGTTTCTCAGAGACCTTAAAGCTGACCCCATCGACGGCTTTTAAGACGCCCTCATCGAGGAAGAAATGCGTTTTCAAATTATTCACTTCAAGCACTGGCAACATTATATACTCACTCAGTCAAATTTTTTGGCCACCTTAGCGATCATTAGCGGTTCTTAATGACGATGCGGATCCGCCGCATCTCTCAAGCCATCACCCACGAAATTGAAGGCAAGCACCGCGACAATTACAGCCGCTGCAGGCGTAATAATCCACGGGTATAGAGTAACGGTGGTAACCGCTTGAGCCTCTTTGAGCAAAACACCCCAACTCGTTACAGGCGGTCGAAGTCCTATATTGAGAAAGCTCAACGAAGTTTCGGCGAGAATCATCCAAGGGATCGCCAGCGTTAAATGTACAATGATATAGGTAAATACGCCGGGTATCAGATGACGCCGAATGATGTAGCCATCTGTAGCACCACTGACCTTAGCCGCCATGACAAAATCTTGCTCCCTCAGCGAAAGCAGCTGACTTCTGACGACCCTTGCAACTCCTGTCCATCCCATAAAAGAGAGAATCACTGTGATGCCAAAATATACCAACACCGGCGACCATTCGGGTGGGACCGCTGCACCGAGTGCCATCCAAAGTGGTATAGTCGGGAAAGAGCGGAGTATTTCAACAACACGTTGTATGACAATGTCCCAAATCCCGCCAAGATAGCCTGAAATGCCGCCAAGGAATAAACCAATTATAAGCGAAAGCAATACACCGATGATTCCTACAGAGAGACTGATTCGAGCACCGTAGATAATTCGAGATAACAGATCTCTTCCCATCCGGTCTGTGCCTAGCAGAAATATACTTCCCTGCTTGTCAACACCAAACAGATGTATGTCGGTTTCAAATAATCCCCACAGCTTGTAAGTGTTTCCACGAGCGAAAAGTCTGATAGGATACTTTTTTGTCTTGTCCTCTTCATAGATCTTCTGGAAAGTTTTTTTGTCGATTGTGCGCTTAACACCGTACACAAATGGTCTGAAGTTAAAACCATTTTCGTCGAAAAAGTGGACATCTTGGGGAGGAAAGTAGGTGTATTTGGCGTGCCGATCTCCAAGCCGATATGGTGCGAAAAATTCACAGAAGATAGCAATGAAGTAGAATAGAGCTAATAGGGTTAGGCTGATTTGCGCCAACTTGTGCTTTTTGAATTGAATCCAAATCAGTTGGCGATGAGATAAAGCTGAATATAGATTGTTATCCTGTTCCGTTTTTTCTCGCTTTTTTCTTTTCTTTAAGAAAATCATTGCCTAATTTGATTCAAAATGAATTCTCGGATCAACGATAACCAATAGAATATCAGAAACAAAATTTCCAACAACTGTCAGTGATGACAAGATCAACACGATGGATCCGGCGAGAAACATGTCTTGCCCTGATAGTGCCTTTAGGAAAATGGGACCAATTGTTGGAAGGGAGAGGACGACCGAGGTGATGACTGTCGCGGATATCATTTCTGGAAGTTGCCAACCGATTACACTGATGATGGGGACTAACGCCATTCTCACAGGATATTTGTATAGAAGACGTCTTTCGCTGACCCCTTTAGCTCGCGCGGTCATAACATACTGTTGCCTTAATTCGTCCATGAGTGTTCCGCGCATGATACGAATTAACCAAGCAGTTCCAGCTGTACCGACCACGATTATCGGAACCCATAAATGACTGATAAAGTCCAGAAATTTGGCAAAACTCCACGGCTGATCATAAAATTCAGGTGAGAATAAGCCGCCGATGCTTATTCCAAAATATTGATGAAATATCCAAATCAGTACAAGTGCGAGAAGGAAATTCGGAG
The genomic region above belongs to Candidatus Poribacteria bacterium and contains:
- a CDS encoding ATP-binding cassette domain-containing protein, coding for MNQEKGNAKRLLEVQNLKKYFPITIGFLRREVGQVKAVDDVSFSIDQGETLGLVGESGCGKTTLGRSVIRAIEPTDGIVKFRADGEMVDLISLNPKEIREVRQHMQMIFQDPYTSLDPRMTVLEIVGEPLEVNGIAKGVELEERVKALMEVVGLEVKYLKRYPHAFSGGQRQRIGIARALATNPKLVVCDEAVSALDVSIQAQILNLLLDLQKDLQLTYLFISHDLSVVEHISDRVGVMYVGKLVEMSKTEDLFFRPKHPYTEALLSAVPTPEGDSKNRRIILDGEAANPADIPNGCPFHPRCRYAEDICKTEPPVWQEIQPDHFTACHFAKELVLKGVEQYGD
- a CDS encoding ABC transporter ATP-binding protein, with the translated sequence MLPVLEVNNLKTHFFLDEGVLKAVDGVSFKVSEKQTLGIIGESGCGKSITAQSILQIVPHPGRIVDGEIILYTDGEEPVFINQLDPFGKTIRDIRGRQIAMIFQEPMTSLSPIHTVGDQIMEALLLHETQNRTEARDIALDMLNRVGINNPSQRIEELPHQLSGGMRQRVMIAMALCCEPKLLIADEPTTALDVTVQAQILELLQELQGPSGMSMIYITHDLSVIAEIADEVAVMYLGRIVEQGPTREILDNPLHPYTQRLLKSVPKLGHKARSRLETIEGNVPIPLDPPRRCGFFSRCPESKTGVCDVDIPALLEKNKKHSVCCFLHSDEIEGVEG
- a CDS encoding ABC transporter permease, giving the protein MIFLKKRKKREKTEQDNNLYSALSHRQLIWIQFKKHKLAQISLTLLALFYFIAIFCEFFAPYRLGDRHAKYTYFPPQDVHFFDENGFNFRPFVYGVKRTIDKKTFQKIYEEDKTKKYPIRLFARGNTYKLWGLFETDIHLFGVDKQGSIFLLGTDRMGRDLLSRIIYGARISLSVGIIGVLLSLIIGLFLGGISGYLGGIWDIVIQRVVEILRSFPTIPLWMALGAAVPPEWSPVLVYFGITVILSFMGWTGVARVVRSQLLSLREQDFVMAAKVSGATDGYIIRRHLIPGVFTYIIVHLTLAIPWMILAETSLSFLNIGLRPPVTSWGVLLKEAQAVTTVTLYPWIITPAAAVIVAVLAFNFVGDGLRDAADPHRH
- a CDS encoding ABC transporter permease, producing MIRYIIQRLLYAIPTLVFISIVSFIIIQLPPGDFVDYIMAEMANDASRLDADYEAQLRKELGADKPVYIQYLLWMQGVLVGDFGVSFMWNRPVNEIIWERLSYTLLIAFVSLIFTYLLAIPVGIYAATHQYSFGDYTLTFLGFIGVATPNFLLALVLIWIFHQYFGISIGGLFSPEFYDQPWSFAKFLDFISHLWVPIIVVGTAGTAWLIRIMRGTLMDELRQQYVMTARAKGVSERRLLYKYPVRMALVPIISVIGWQLPEMISATVITSVVLSLPTIGPIFLKALSGQDMFLAGSIVLILSSLTVVGNFVSDILLVIVDPRIHFESN